Part of the Candidatus Stygibacter australis genome is shown below.
AAATTGTTGATAATCGTTTTTGCCCTGCCTGTGGACAGGAAAATCGGGAATATAAGGCTACCTTCAAGGAGATGATCAAAGAATTTACGGCTCACACATTTAACTTGGATTCCCGTTTCTTAAAGACCGTAAAATATCTGCTCTTTCATCCTGGCTGGCTTACAATTGAATATTTCAAAGGTCGACGTGAAACCTACATCTCTCCCTTCAGACTTTACCTGATTTTCAGTATGATATATTTCCTTACTTTCACTGTCCAGAATTTCTATTCTGATATCAGCAAGGGAGTAAAACTGGTTGAAACCGGTATCCAGGCTAATGAAGCAGACAGTCTGGAAGCCATGCTGGCAGAAAATGCTTATAAACTTACCGGTGATGCTAAGCCAGGAATAGAAGGGACAACTGAGCTTTTAGATCAAAACATTCAGATTGATCAGGAGAAATTCACTTCTTCATTTATCAATAGTGCTCCCAGGATCATGTTCTTCCTGCTGCCGCTTGCTGCCTTGATACTTAAGCTGCTATACCGGCGCAAGATCCTTTATTTCC
Proteins encoded:
- a CDS encoding DUF3667 domain-containing protein translates to MPEEKREIRHCPNCGEIVDNRFCPACGQENREYKATFKEMIKEFTAHTFNLDSRFLKTVKYLLFHPGWLTIEYFKGRRETYISPFRLYLIFSMIYFLTFTVQNFYSDISKGVKLVETGIQANEADSLEAMLAENAYKLTGDAKPGIEGTTELLDQNIQIDQEKFTSSFINSAPRIMFFLLPLAALILKLLYRRKILYFQHLIFLLHVHSFFFLTMFVFRMIPFEIVFVLFFLLSSVYLYIAQKKYYQQSVIKTLVKLSLFSTGYFIILAVLLLGNMMITLFSMV